A single window of Rubripirellula lacrimiformis DNA harbors:
- a CDS encoding glycine--tRNA ligase: MEKIVSLCKRRGFLFQSSEIYGGVQGFWDYGPLGVELKRNLKEAWWHDMITGHNELAAPEGAPGTFDMVGLDCSIIMHPQVWKCSGHFDLFHDFMVDCRESKKRYRFDQVRGRWVEYQDKKIFVATMAEQEQELDEVRRRGMKFFKLRNKDADKLTVSDESLTIDKLESTEMVLAPDSKTLDTLTVPREYNLMFKTTLGALGGEDDTTFLRPETAQGIFVNFKNVLDSSRISVPFGIGQVGKSFRNEITPRNFTFRSREFEQMEIEFFCAPDQSHDWYRYWRDRRLAWYKSLGLSDESLIMREHHPSELAHYSVGTADIEYAFPFLPEGEYGELEGIAHRGDFDLRSHMEGKLDPKTSPMTVELNEHGKPKYRGSGKDLTYRDETTNEKFVPHVVEPSAGADRAVLAFICEAYTEDEAPDENGKMQTRTVLKLHPRLAPIKAAIFPLVKKDGMPELAQQIYGTLKKHFNVFYDEKGAVGRRYRRQDEAGTPFCITVDTDSLSDQTVTIRDRDTLEQWRVKIDDLTTELTKRINV; encoded by the coding sequence ATGGAAAAAATTGTGTCGCTATGCAAGCGACGTGGCTTTCTGTTTCAGTCCAGCGAAATTTATGGCGGCGTCCAAGGCTTTTGGGATTACGGCCCGCTGGGCGTGGAATTGAAGCGAAATCTGAAAGAAGCTTGGTGGCACGACATGATCACCGGCCACAACGAACTGGCCGCCCCCGAAGGTGCCCCCGGTACGTTTGACATGGTGGGCTTGGATTGCTCGATCATCATGCACCCCCAAGTTTGGAAGTGCAGCGGTCACTTTGACCTGTTCCACGATTTCATGGTCGATTGCCGTGAATCGAAAAAACGATACCGGTTCGACCAGGTCCGTGGTCGCTGGGTCGAATATCAAGACAAAAAGATCTTCGTCGCCACGATGGCCGAACAGGAACAAGAACTGGACGAAGTTCGCCGCCGCGGCATGAAGTTTTTTAAACTGCGGAACAAAGACGCGGACAAATTGACCGTTTCGGACGAATCGCTGACGATCGATAAACTCGAATCCACCGAAATGGTGTTGGCCCCCGATTCCAAAACGCTGGACACGTTGACCGTGCCGCGCGAATACAACCTGATGTTCAAGACGACCTTGGGCGCGTTGGGCGGCGAAGACGACACGACCTTCCTGCGTCCGGAAACCGCGCAAGGCATCTTCGTCAACTTCAAGAACGTCTTGGACAGCAGCCGCATCAGCGTCCCGTTCGGGATTGGCCAGGTCGGCAAGAGTTTCCGAAACGAGATCACGCCACGAAACTTCACGTTCCGATCGCGCGAATTCGAACAGATGGAAATCGAATTCTTCTGTGCACCGGACCAATCGCATGACTGGTACCGCTATTGGCGCGACCGACGACTGGCTTGGTACAAGTCGTTGGGTCTGTCCGACGAATCGCTGATCATGCGAGAACACCATCCATCCGAACTGGCCCACTACAGCGTCGGTACCGCGGATATCGAATACGCATTCCCGTTTCTGCCCGAAGGCGAATACGGCGAACTGGAAGGCATCGCCCACCGTGGCGATTTCGACCTGCGTAGCCACATGGAAGGCAAGCTGGATCCGAAAACCAGCCCGATGACGGTTGAACTGAACGAACACGGCAAACCCAAGTACCGCGGCAGCGGAAAAGATTTGACGTACCGCGACGAAACGACCAACGAAAAGTTTGTCCCGCACGTTGTGGAACCTTCGGCGGGTGCCGACCGTGCGGTGTTGGCATTCATCTGCGAAGCCTACACCGAAGACGAAGCACCCGACGAGAACGGCAAGATGCAAACGCGTACGGTGCTGAAACTGCACCCGCGTTTGGCGCCGATCAAAGCGGCCATCTTCCCGTTGGTCAAGAAAGACGGCATGCCCGAACTGGCTCAACAGATTTATGGAACGCTGAAAAAGCACTTCAACGTTTTCTATGACGAAAAGGGAGCCGTCGGTCGCCGCTATCGTCGCCAAGACGAAGCCGGCACACCGTTCTGTATTACGGTCGATACCGATTCGCTGAGCGACCAAACGGTCACCATCCGCGACCGTGACACGCTGGAACAATGGCGAGTCAAAATCGACGACCTGACCACCGAATTGACCAAGCGAATCAACGTTTAG
- a CDS encoding PEP-CTERM sorting domain-containing protein yields MSPTTSQSALIIDLDFSDFATAAPADGGTVLGGRTLADARAVVETAAAYWETAFANSSTSIGWSSNLGGTITQTISVGWGGLGGSTLATGGTGWFGSDGRWSSGSLTWDNDTSSSFFVDSTPTANEEWQQYSERDLTLGGVDVNVERVHYDAPAGLARSNSDMLSVAIHEVGHALGFLGTQFPAFADADLGSDNDIDVVGGVLDGAEIPFSGGHTSFAIESPSDEFPYDPGGGGFFPPFDYGPNALSPSIVTGTRKLLTEADIASVGAFLGFDQSTINFNPSVAAVPEPSTWACLLATGALVAVRRKRSRAAASA; encoded by the coding sequence TTGTCTCCCACTACATCTCAGTCCGCTCTGATCATTGATTTGGACTTTAGTGATTTCGCTACGGCCGCTCCCGCCGATGGTGGTACGGTTCTAGGCGGGCGAACACTGGCCGATGCACGTGCTGTGGTTGAAACAGCAGCCGCGTATTGGGAAACGGCTTTTGCCAATAGCTCCACATCGATTGGTTGGTCAAGCAACCTTGGTGGCACGATCACTCAAACCATCAGCGTCGGTTGGGGAGGCCTGGGGGGCAGCACGCTCGCAACCGGCGGTACAGGATGGTTTGGGAGCGATGGACGCTGGTCATCCGGTAGTTTGACCTGGGATAACGACACCAGCAGCAGTTTCTTTGTCGATAGCACGCCAACAGCAAACGAAGAGTGGCAGCAGTACAGCGAGCGAGACTTGACTTTGGGTGGCGTCGATGTGAATGTCGAACGCGTGCACTACGATGCGCCTGCAGGACTTGCACGCAGCAACAGCGACATGTTGTCGGTCGCCATCCACGAAGTGGGACATGCCTTGGGGTTCTTGGGAACACAGTTTCCTGCGTTTGCCGATGCCGATCTGGGTTCCGACAATGACATTGACGTCGTGGGCGGTGTGCTTGATGGAGCCGAAATCCCATTCAGCGGCGGGCACACTAGTTTCGCCATCGAGTCGCCGTCCGATGAATTCCCGTACGACCCGGGCGGAGGCGGTTTCTTTCCTCCTTTCGACTACGGTCCGAACGCCCTAAGTCCATCGATCGTAACCGGAACACGCAAGCTGCTTACCGAGGCAGACATCGCATCGGTCGGCGCCTTTTTGGGATTCGATCAAAGCACGATCAACTTCAACCCGAGCGTGGCAGCAGTTCCCGAGCCCAGTACATGGGCATGTTTGCTGGCTACCGGTGCACTCGTCGCAGTACGCCGGAAGCGATCACGAGCAGCAGCGTCCGCATAG
- a CDS encoding tetratricopeptide repeat protein: MGWLLIVAAVLPTGGCQWAASGQNSTGARLYEQGQYSAALQQFQKVINTDPNNADGYYNLAATNHRLGNQRNDPQQITQAEALYNQCLDHDPNHVECHRGLAVLLVDTGRPDRAFALMKNWAAQNPEFSEPRIELARLYEEVSDPGTALKYLEDAVQKDPNNSRAWLALGRLREQSGDLNQAVQNYQRSLALNGMQPMAAERVAVLTRQISANYEASVANGTTQVATQPNFNSGMVRQY; the protein is encoded by the coding sequence TTGGGATGGCTGCTGATCGTCGCCGCCGTTTTGCCGACCGGCGGATGCCAGTGGGCTGCCAGTGGTCAAAATTCCACCGGCGCACGACTTTACGAACAAGGTCAATATTCGGCAGCTTTGCAGCAGTTTCAAAAGGTTATTAATACTGACCCGAACAACGCCGACGGTTACTACAACCTGGCCGCCACCAATCATCGACTTGGCAACCAGCGCAACGATCCACAGCAGATCACTCAAGCCGAAGCACTCTACAACCAGTGCCTCGATCACGATCCCAACCATGTCGAATGCCACCGCGGGTTGGCGGTGCTGTTGGTTGATACCGGACGTCCGGACCGAGCTTTCGCTCTGATGAAGAACTGGGCGGCCCAGAACCCGGAATTCTCGGAACCCCGCATCGAACTGGCTCGACTCTACGAAGAGGTCAGCGACCCCGGCACGGCCCTGAAGTACCTGGAAGACGCCGTTCAAAAAGATCCCAACAATTCACGCGCCTGGTTGGCCTTGGGCCGCCTTCGCGAACAATCAGGCGATTTGAACCAAGCCGTCCAAAATTACCAACGGTCATTGGCACTGAACGGAATGCAACCGATGGCAGCCGAACGTGTCGCTGTTCTGACACGGCAAATCTCGGCCAACTACGAAGCTTCGGTCGCCAACGGGACCACGCAAGTGGCGACCCAGCCGAACTTCAACAGCGGTATGGTTCGCCAGTACTAG
- a CDS encoding FAD-dependent oxidoreductase — MDHSLPTHLDERLRWLVRPDQTRHGPGEFVLYWMHNALRGHDNPALDVAICLARQNGLPLLVYHALSEDYPYASDRFHSFMLQGHRDVQRELTDRGIQSNFHLQRDGARGPHLRDLTRRAAVLVTEEMPVQPLVGWMQRLTVRTTTPIAMVDASCIVPVPLVGHAYANANEYRDATEHFYHQRVGVPYADQPLDVDLFDGSMPFPAFDLQDACLTSLIRKCRVDHSVAPVIDTPGGSRAGYARWDEFKANGLADYSKRRSNAADHRGSSRISSYLHFGMVSPFRIAREADRAGAQDYLDELLVWREMAFHYCFHHPDAIDSLDGIPVWAKETLLQHVDDDRQKSCSWETLSRANTGQPLWDTCQQSLLKHGELHHSARMTWGKLLLPWVPTPGRALQLAIDLNHRYALDGGDPSSYGGILWCFGQFDQPVEPESKVFGRVRAADPDHAEANLNLAQFQQIVDRPITPLAPRIAIVGAGMAGLTAGRTLHDYGLDVTVFEKSDKVGGRIATVKAVADADAKSDRDGKTSIEGLHPALSFDHGAQYFTARDSRFCRYVQSWIQDGFVQPWLGRMVELGLGGKVIAEKMDTGRYVGVPGMDQVAKHLAADLNVRLETNVVDLLRRGDSQWALVDAAGETHGEFDYVIVNATPVQSSALMSGHSAMATQIAACDMKPTWALMIQTDGLKSLDFDAAFINDGPLSWIARDSAKPGRMNFGQPDGGDTSGTEAWVLHASNLWSMAHIDDHPEMVTDELLAALQQVTGLAPGNVVHALACCWRDAVPVDPIDRECLWDAAARLGACGDWCGGPRIEGAFLSGVSIAGEVLRHLTIDRRAT, encoded by the coding sequence TTGGATCATTCATTACCGACTCATTTGGACGAACGATTGCGTTGGCTGGTCCGTCCAGACCAGACGAGGCACGGTCCCGGTGAATTTGTCCTTTACTGGATGCACAATGCACTGCGCGGCCACGACAATCCGGCATTGGATGTAGCGATCTGCTTGGCCAGACAAAACGGGTTGCCGCTGCTGGTCTATCACGCGCTTTCGGAAGACTATCCCTACGCGTCCGATCGATTCCATTCGTTCATGTTGCAAGGCCATCGCGATGTGCAGCGTGAACTAACCGATCGCGGCATCCAATCCAATTTTCATTTGCAGCGTGACGGGGCGCGTGGCCCGCATCTACGTGACCTCACGCGCCGGGCGGCGGTGCTGGTGACCGAAGAAATGCCCGTTCAGCCACTGGTCGGTTGGATGCAGCGGTTGACGGTTCGGACCACCACGCCGATTGCGATGGTCGACGCTTCGTGCATCGTTCCGGTGCCATTGGTCGGGCACGCTTATGCCAACGCAAACGAGTATCGCGATGCGACGGAGCACTTCTACCATCAACGTGTGGGGGTGCCGTATGCGGACCAACCCTTGGATGTTGACCTGTTCGACGGATCGATGCCGTTCCCTGCGTTCGATCTGCAGGATGCCTGTTTGACATCTCTGATCCGAAAGTGCAGAGTCGATCACTCGGTCGCCCCGGTGATCGACACGCCGGGCGGTTCGAGGGCCGGTTACGCACGTTGGGACGAATTCAAAGCAAACGGTCTGGCCGACTATTCCAAGCGGCGATCCAACGCAGCCGATCATCGTGGTTCCAGTCGGATCAGCAGCTATCTGCACTTCGGCATGGTCAGCCCGTTTCGGATTGCTCGCGAAGCCGATCGGGCAGGCGCCCAAGATTACTTGGACGAATTGCTGGTCTGGCGAGAAATGGCGTTTCACTATTGCTTTCACCATCCCGACGCGATCGATTCGTTGGACGGGATCCCGGTTTGGGCCAAAGAAACTCTGTTGCAGCACGTCGACGACGATCGCCAGAAATCGTGCAGTTGGGAAACCCTATCGCGTGCGAACACGGGACAACCGTTGTGGGACACCTGTCAGCAGAGTCTGCTGAAACATGGCGAACTGCATCACAGCGCTCGGATGACATGGGGGAAGTTATTGTTGCCTTGGGTACCGACGCCGGGCCGCGCCTTGCAGTTGGCGATCGATCTGAATCACCGCTACGCGCTCGATGGCGGTGACCCCAGCAGTTACGGTGGCATCCTGTGGTGTTTCGGCCAATTCGACCAACCTGTTGAACCGGAATCCAAGGTGTTCGGGCGAGTTCGCGCTGCTGATCCCGATCACGCCGAGGCCAATTTAAATCTGGCCCAGTTCCAGCAGATCGTTGACCGACCCATCACGCCGCTGGCCCCTCGAATCGCCATCGTCGGTGCCGGGATGGCTGGATTGACCGCCGGACGCACTCTTCATGACTACGGTTTAGACGTGACCGTGTTCGAAAAATCGGACAAGGTCGGTGGGCGGATCGCGACGGTAAAGGCAGTGGCGGACGCTGACGCAAAGTCGGACCGGGATGGGAAGACTTCGATCGAAGGTCTGCACCCTGCCCTGTCCTTTGATCATGGTGCCCAGTACTTTACCGCCCGAGATTCACGGTTTTGCCGCTACGTGCAAAGTTGGATCCAAGACGGATTCGTCCAGCCTTGGCTGGGACGGATGGTCGAATTGGGGCTGGGCGGAAAAGTGATTGCCGAAAAGATGGACACCGGCCGTTATGTGGGCGTGCCAGGAATGGACCAAGTCGCTAAGCACCTAGCGGCGGATTTGAACGTTCGGCTAGAGACGAACGTGGTGGATCTATTGCGTCGCGGTGATTCGCAGTGGGCCTTGGTCGACGCTGCCGGAGAAACGCATGGCGAATTCGACTATGTCATCGTGAACGCGACTCCGGTGCAATCGAGTGCTTTGATGAGTGGGCATTCAGCGATGGCCACGCAAATAGCGGCGTGCGATATGAAACCGACATGGGCATTGATGATCCAGACCGACGGTTTGAAGAGTCTGGATTTTGATGCGGCGTTCATCAACGACGGCCCGCTGTCTTGGATCGCACGCGACAGCGCCAAACCGGGGCGAATGAATTTTGGTCAGCCAGACGGTGGCGATACCAGCGGGACAGAAGCTTGGGTGCTGCATGCGTCCAACCTGTGGTCGATGGCGCATATCGATGATCATCCGGAAATGGTTACCGACGAATTGTTGGCTGCACTGCAACAGGTCACTGGATTGGCACCGGGCAATGTCGTGCACGCACTGGCCTGTTGTTGGCGGGATGCAGTGCCGGTGGATCCCATCGATCGCGAGTGTTTGTGGGACGCGGCGGCCCGCTTGGGGGCATGCGGCGATTGGTGCGGCGGCCCCCGCATCGAAGGTGCATTTCTAAGCGGCGTATCGATCGCCGGCGAAGTCCTCCGGCACCTGACCATCGATCGCCGGGCGACGTAA